A window of Sphingobacterium kitahiroshimense genomic DNA:
TAACAACTGCCTGATCCATTTTGCCTAAGATTAATTTCACCATATCCGATTCCGCATTTTGAGCATCGGTCTGGATTTTGGTCAAAATAGTCATCGCTGCTGTTAGGGGAGTGCCACTTCCGAAATTGATTTCTTCCCAGCTTTTCTTGCCGTTGACAGATTTTTCAGGATCCTTTGCTTCCAATGAAAAGGAAACACTTTTTTGTTCTTCAGGTGTCAATAAAGCGAGGAGCTTAGCTCTTGTTTCATTGATCTTATCCTTTAATACGGTTCCTTTTTTCTCATTGATCATCAGATTCGGCGAAATATCTTCGTTTTCTCTTTTAACAAGATCTCCTTTTTCAGGATCAATACCGCCACCTTGCTTGGTGAAATCTTCTTTTAGTGAGCTGATATAGGTGTTCAGTTCTCCGATGATCGCCTGTGCTTTTTTAGCTTTATCGTAGATCGGTTTCGCACGCGCAGGCTCTTCCTTTAATTTGGTGCTTTCAAATGCCGAGAACAATTGCTGTACGGCAGTGTTGACATTTGAGCGAGATGATTCGAGGCTATTGTTGATGTTTTTAAATGCATCCAAGATCGTATCGGGCACATTCAATGCAAGTAATGCAAGTAGTACCAGATAAAGAATGCTGATCATTCTCTGTCTTGGTGTCTCTCTTCCTAATGCCATTTTTATTGATTTAGATTATACATGGATGAATTAAACACGCGGTTGGTTCATTGCACTCAACATATTGCCATAGATCGCATTTAAAGCGTTTAGGTTTTTTGCCAACTTGCCAACTTCTTCTTTGAATGCCTTAGAATCATCTAATGACTCATTGAAGTTTTGCATCGTATAACTTAAATTTTCATAAAATTGGTTCATCGATTTTAAGTGCGTAGCCGAATCCTGTAGTTCACGCTCGTACATACCATTCAATTGTTGCAGGTTTGTTGTCAGCTTATTCACCTGTTCGTGGTAGCTGGCAGTATCTGCGGATGAATTGGACATCTGTACCAAATTAGCAGAAGCCTGCTCAAAAGCAACACTCATGCTGTCGAATTTGGATGTTGCCAATTTCAGCTTTTGCGTAAAATCTTCTGTTGCCAAAGAAACATCTGAGATTTTATTGATCGCCGACATTTTCTCGCTGAAATCACGTAATCCTCTTCCTAAATTGCCGATACTTGTTTCGTCAATATTAGCATCTGCAAACATTTTGTCCAAAGCTACAGTAGCAGAAGGTCCCGTAGGTGTGTTCACGACAGTTGCACTTCTGGTAGGTAGTTCACCGGTATAGTTTTCATCCAATTCTGGATATACGCGGCTCCAATCTGGTTCTGGTGCAGGAGGGTTGAGACCCATTAGAAAAAATAAGAAGGCTTCAACTCCTAATCCGATTCCGATCATGTAATTGGCATAGGAACCGCCGATGTGGAGAATCTTGAACAGTACACCGATGATGACAATACTCGCTCCCCAAGAGATGGCGACATTTAACCATTTCGAATTGTCTTTTTTCTTACTCATAGTTTTTGTTGTTATAAATGTATTTAAATTGATTACTATTTTGGTTCTTGATATCTTTTTATGTAAAACGTATTTTTCACTTTTTTTAATATAAAATGATATAACAAAAGAAATTATTTGCTTTTCGAGCCACACAGCATATTATTTGCGATCTTATTCAGATAGCGCTACATGTGCATGCATGGGTAGGAAAAGATTGCGTCTGTTAAATACAAAAATCAAACCACATCTCTTGCTGTGATGAAATTTAGGTAGAAAAGCGGCTTATTTATTGTTTTTTTAATATTATATTTATATAATTTTGTCCCATCGTTCTATATTGGTGAATGTGATTCGGTTTTATGCTGCTTCGGCTACTAAAAAATAACCTGGGCTGAGCGATGTCACAAAATCTAGCTGTTGCGATAAAAGTTTCTTTTGAATACCATATATGCATTTTTTGTTCACTTTTTTCACCTCAATCAATGATCGCTTTTGATTCCTATATTTTGTCGGTGCTACACCATTCGCCCCAAGCAACCGCTATTTATAATAACGGTGATCTGAATATCGCTTATGCTAATCAGGGTATGCTGGATATCTGGTGTGCTGATGAGTCCATCATTGGAAAGACCTTATGCGCCTGTTTTCCAAATTTTGTACAGGAAGGGTTTTGTTCTATTCTTAAAAATGTCTGGAAGACCGGCATTACTTATAATGCCACGGAAGTCGCCGCCAATATTGTGGTGGGAGACAGAAAAATCAAACGTTATTTCGACTTTGAGTATAAAGCGATACTTGATGAGAAGGGACAGACTTACGCTATATTGCACACGGCAAGTGATGTGACCGAAAGAAAATTGGCTAATAATAAAATGGAAAGACAGCGCGAGGAGCTTTCTTTAAGTTATAAATTGGACCGTTTGGCCAGTACCTTATCGCACGATCTGAAAAATCCATTATCTGTTTTAAAGATGGGAAATGATTTTCTGCTTAAAAATGAAGATCTTTCTGTTGACGTGGCTAAACGATGGTATAAAAATTTCTCTGAATCCATACAGAATATTGAATCCATCATCAACCAGACTTTGCAGCTCAATAAAGTACGTGGTTCAAAAAATATGGCTGATTGTGTCGAGATCGATAAAAGGATCGGAGAATGGATTAATGAAGTGAAGCTGAATTTTCCAGAACGACAGATCGAATTTCAGTTGGGACATCTCTATTCTTTAAATGCAGACAGTGGTGCGGTATATCAGATTTTTGTTAACCTGATTGGTAATGCTGTGAAATTTGCCAATAGTAAAGGGGCATATCTGCATATTGATAGTGAAGAGACAGATCAAGGTATTGTCTACATTTTTGAGGATAATGGAATTGGTATTCCTGAAGATGAATTAACCAAAGTATTACTCATGGAAGTTCGGGGTACCAATTCTTCACATATAGTAGGGTCAGGAATTGGATTATCATTGGTAAAAGATCTAATGGAATTTATGGGAGGCACTATCAACCTTTCAAGTGCTATAGGAAAAGGAACGGTTGTTCGATTATTTTTTCCGCAAAGTGTAGAGGATTGTTAGGAGAGGGTGAGAAGGTTAGAAAGTTAAAAGGTTAGAAAGCTATAGGGTGGCATGTTTATAATGTTTATTTGGTTTCAGTCATTCCTGCTAACGGGCCAGTAGGAAACGGGTTTAGTTTTGTCGCGATACTCCAATCTACCTGCTTCTATCAGTTTTTGGAGCTGGAATTCAAGGGTACGTACTTTGATATTCGATATTGTTAAATAAAAAGACAGTGGTTGACCAGGGTTATTCGCAATAAGGTCATACAATTTATCTATTGCTTCCATTTCTGCCTTTTCTTTTTCTTTATCGTTTTTTAATCTGGTGTTCTTATAATTAGTAAACTTAACTACTCGTGACCGATCTTCAGGTTTAATATAACGAACGACTTCGTTTATTGCCTCATGTTTTTTAGAGGTTTTGGTATAGATGAATTTTTCTTTTTTAGAGATCTCTCCGTCTGTTTTAATCGTATTTATTTTGAACCTAGTCAGTTCTTTTCCCACAAATTTATTCATTAAGTTATTGATATGTAAGGGAGATTTAAAATGCTGATAATTATTTTCAATTTCCTTTGTAATTTCTACGGCAGTACGATCTGTGAGAAAAAAATCTGTATAGTTGATCATATAGTCAAGGATACTGTACAGCTGTCCTTTTTGTTCTCTGGATATATTTTTCTTACGAATAAACTTCTGGACAGGTAATTCTACTGGAATTATTTCGTGTTCAGGAAGTGAATTGACCTTCTCTTTACAATTCATTCCATCATCGATAATTTCAAATCTTAATATTAACCTCTTCTTTTTATTGCCATATAGATAATCAAAAAGAATATGTGTTTCTATTCCAACGACAATAGCTAACGCATATACTTCATATGCTAGAAGATGGTCGTAATTTTTATTAAATATTTCGCTCAATGGTGATTCTTCTACATTTGTTGATGGACTTATAGCTATATGAGTGTTAAAAAATAAATCAGATAGTTTTTTAATTTCATATTCCGGATATTTCAATCGGATGATAGGCATATCTTTAAAAAAATGTTGACATATAAGGGATAGATCTAATCCGAGTGTATGTATTATCTTGAAAAAGGCTTTACCGGTTAACTGTATATTTTCATTTTGTATGATAGCTTCAACATCCTGCATCTTTCGGTTGATGATCGATTGATCATAAAATAGCGCATTTAGAAGCTTATTTATAAAGACATAGAAATCAGTTAAATTGCATAATTCTTCTTGATTTTTTTCCATTTGAATGTAATAATTAAATCTATGGTGTTTTAAAATTTGCATTAAATGTTGCAGTGAATGAAGACCCGCTTACAATTTTGTCTGTCTCATTCTTTAAAAAATCACAGCGGAGTAACCGAAATAATTAAAGGTTTTTCTGCCGCTCTATGTTCAACAATACCTATGTTAAACGTTCCTCCGATTTTGGATATCGTGTTAGTTGAGTAAGCATTTTGATCTATTGCGGATGAACATCGTCGAACTGTAATCATTGTGAGTGAATTATCTGATATTTCTGGAATAGATATACTGCTCAGCTCCTGATCGTTACTGCTTCTAATCTCCAATTGATAAGGACCTATAGAAGTTATTTCTAATGGAGTATAGTTTTGCTGTTGTACACTAAGGTTTC
This region includes:
- the gldL gene encoding gliding motility protein GldL, giving the protein MSKKKDNSKWLNVAISWGASIVIIGVLFKILHIGGSYANYMIGIGLGVEAFLFFLMGLNPPAPEPDWSRVYPELDENYTGELPTRSATVVNTPTGPSATVALDKMFADANIDETSIGNLGRGLRDFSEKMSAINKISDVSLATEDFTQKLKLATSKFDSMSVAFEQASANLVQMSNSSADTASYHEQVNKLTTNLQQLNGMYERELQDSATHLKSMNQFYENLSYTMQNFNESLDDSKAFKEEVGKLAKNLNALNAIYGNMLSAMNQPRV
- a CDS encoding PAS domain-containing sensor histidine kinase — its product is MIAFDSYILSVLHHSPQATAIYNNGDLNIAYANQGMLDIWCADESIIGKTLCACFPNFVQEGFCSILKNVWKTGITYNATEVAANIVVGDRKIKRYFDFEYKAILDEKGQTYAILHTASDVTERKLANNKMERQREELSLSYKLDRLASTLSHDLKNPLSVLKMGNDFLLKNEDLSVDVAKRWYKNFSESIQNIESIINQTLQLNKVRGSKNMADCVEIDKRIGEWINEVKLNFPERQIEFQLGHLYSLNADSGAVYQIFVNLIGNAVKFANSKGAYLHIDSEETDQGIVYIFEDNGIGIPEDELTKVLLMEVRGTNSSHIVGSGIGLSLVKDLMEFMGGTINLSSAIGKGTVVRLFFPQSVEDC